A window from Hydrogenobacter hydrogenophilus encodes these proteins:
- a CDS encoding DUF3108 domain-containing protein, protein MVRGLKKSLLLLILLPLTSSFANKLTACYKAYFVFLPVAETCITYEDKGSKELYVSSVVKTVNVGKLVKRVYNRGQAVIEKGTLQPISFKYYQEEGEFKRYQEYTFKDGKIYVKEVKYKKLSDQIEKSEEKVYQEAGYVEPYTASLLLYRDSALKNYGNILMFYDDKQYVLPYSVLKRESIDTDLGTFNTRMIEVYPNIETKGLLKPRGKWYLWVDEDSYLPVKMSLSFVIGSVNTVITNISGDRYLLRNILKNPI, encoded by the coding sequence TTGGTTAGAGGACTTAAAAAATCTCTACTCCTTCTGATCCTTTTACCACTCACTTCCTCTTTTGCAAATAAGCTAACTGCGTGCTATAAAGCATACTTTGTCTTTTTGCCTGTTGCAGAGACTTGTATAACTTACGAAGATAAGGGAAGCAAAGAACTTTATGTTTCAAGTGTGGTAAAAACGGTAAACGTAGGTAAGTTAGTAAAGAGGGTATACAACAGAGGACAGGCAGTTATAGAAAAGGGTACTCTTCAGCCCATAAGTTTCAAGTATTACCAAGAGGAAGGAGAGTTTAAAAGATATCAAGAGTACACTTTCAAAGATGGAAAGATATATGTGAAGGAAGTAAAGTACAAAAAGCTCAGTGATCAAATAGAAAAAAGTGAAGAAAAGGTTTATCAAGAAGCAGGGTATGTAGAACCTTACACTGCGAGTCTCTTACTTTACAGAGACTCCGCGCTTAAAAATTACGGTAATATTCTTATGTTTTACGACGATAAGCAGTATGTACTTCCGTATTCCGTATTAAAAAGAGAGAGTATAGATACTGACCTGGGAACTTTCAATACAAGGATGATTGAAGTGTATCCCAACATTGAGACAAAGGGGCTTTTAAAACCAAGAGGTAAGTGGTATCTCTGGGTTGATGAAGATAGTTATTTGCCTGTTAAAATGAGCCTAAGCTTTGTTATAGGTAGCGTTAATACAGTTATTACCAACATAAGCGGAGATAGGTACCTTCTTAGAAACATACTTAAAAACCCAATATAA
- a CDS encoding tetratricopeptide repeat protein, which produces MNRLEYFLELLKKNPNNPMVHYSLALEYFKEKDYMKSAEHMETYLQMQEDEGAGYKVLAKCYEELGEYEKAIQTLQEGIQKAIKHNHPSMAEEMRSWLEDLKNLYSF; this is translated from the coding sequence ATGAACAGGCTTGAATACTTTCTTGAACTACTCAAAAAGAATCCCAACAACCCTATGGTGCATTACTCCCTTGCCCTTGAGTACTTCAAGGAAAAAGACTACATGAAATCCGCAGAGCATATGGAAACGTATCTTCAGATGCAAGAGGATGAGGGAGCAGGCTACAAGGTACTTGCCAAATGCTACGAAGAACTCGGAGAATACGAAAAGGCTATACAAACCCTTCAAGAAGGTATACAAAAAGCCATAAAACACAACCACCCGTCAATGGCAGAGGAGATGAGATCTTGGTTAGAGGACTTAAAAAATCTCTACTCCTTCTGA
- the pdo gene encoding protein disulfide oxidoreductase codes for MLLSLEVRAQLKDLLSKELKEKVKVKLFSQAIGCETCSIAEDLLKEVSQVEPEKIELEIYSPLIDKQVAQAYGIERVPTIVIEGERDYGIRYIGLPAGLEFSTLVQGIIQVSKRAPKLSEKTIEMLKSIDLPMEIMVFVTTSCGYCPSAAVMAMNFALANENIKALIVDASENMDLAERFQVVGVPKIVINRGLVEFVGAQPENAFLGYVISAYEKLKRENQ; via the coding sequence ATGCTTCTTAGTCTTGAGGTAAGAGCTCAGCTGAAAGACCTGCTTTCTAAGGAGCTCAAAGAAAAGGTCAAAGTAAAATTATTCTCTCAAGCAATAGGCTGTGAGACTTGCTCTATTGCGGAAGACCTTTTGAAGGAAGTGTCTCAGGTAGAACCTGAAAAAATAGAGCTTGAAATATACTCTCCTCTCATAGACAAGCAGGTAGCACAGGCCTATGGTATAGAACGCGTTCCTACAATAGTGATAGAAGGGGAGAGGGATTACGGTATAAGGTATATAGGACTACCTGCTGGTCTTGAATTTAGCACTTTGGTGCAGGGTATTATTCAGGTGTCTAAAAGAGCCCCAAAGCTTTCTGAAAAGACTATAGAGATGTTAAAGAGCATAGACTTACCTATGGAGATCATGGTTTTTGTGACTACCTCCTGTGGATACTGTCCTTCTGCAGCAGTTATGGCTATGAACTTTGCCTTAGCTAACGAAAACATAAAAGCTTTGATAGTGGATGCCAGCGAGAATATGGATCTTGCAGAAAGATTTCAGGTAGTAGGTGTGCCCAAGATAGTTATAAACAGAGGTCTTGTAGAGTTTGTAGGTGCTCAGCCCGAAAATGCCTTCTTGGGATATGTTATATCTGCGTACGAAAAGCTCAAGAGGGAAAACCAATGA
- a CDS encoding peroxiredoxin family protein, which yields MRLNVGDKALDFTLFSYSGERYSLYETPGYVVLVFYKVTCPTCQLTLPFVERLYKLYGDKITFYGIVQDGPKDAEDFAKKYSLTFPQLLDYPDYKVSESYSVEVVPTIYLVNEEKIVEFVSSSFVRKELEDLIRKLSSVAQSPYQDIFEGTQVPVFKPG from the coding sequence ATGCGGTTAAATGTGGGTGATAAGGCTTTAGATTTTACACTTTTTTCTTACAGTGGAGAGAGGTACTCTCTTTATGAGACCCCCGGCTATGTGGTACTTGTCTTTTACAAAGTGACTTGTCCTACATGTCAGCTTACCCTTCCCTTTGTAGAAAGATTGTACAAGCTCTATGGAGATAAGATAACCTTCTACGGTATAGTTCAGGATGGTCCTAAAGATGCGGAGGATTTCGCAAAGAAGTATAGCCTTACCTTTCCTCAGCTTTTGGATTATCCTGACTATAAGGTTTCTGAAAGCTACTCTGTTGAGGTTGTGCCTACCATTTACTTGGTAAATGAGGAAAAGATCGTAGAGTTTGTTAGTTCATCTTTTGTTAGAAAGGAGCTTGAGGATCTTATCAGAAAACTCTCTTCTGTGGCACAAAGCCCATATCAAGACATATTTGAAGGGACACAAGTTCCTGTTTTTAAGCCTGGCTGA
- a CDS encoding YggS family pyridoxal phosphate-dependent enzyme, protein MDTCRRLEEVESKIRDACERAGRKREDVLLLGASKSVSLSKIKEYYQCGLSVFGENRVQEFLKKYEELKDLHIDWHFIGRLQSNKVKYIIDKVNLIHSLDRESLAHEINKRAQALGKIQEVLIEVNVGNEESKGGLESEELLNFYERMLAFKNLRVVGLMCIPPYREDPNQVRPYFEKLRKLKEKLEWEFSVKLNHLSMGMSHDFEVAIEEGATIVRIGTLLFGKRT, encoded by the coding sequence ATGGATACCTGCAGAAGGTTGGAAGAAGTAGAGAGTAAAATAAGAGATGCCTGTGAAAGGGCAGGAAGAAAGCGGGAGGACGTGCTCTTACTTGGAGCTTCCAAAAGCGTTTCCTTATCAAAAATAAAAGAATATTATCAGTGTGGACTTTCTGTGTTTGGGGAGAACAGGGTGCAGGAGTTTTTAAAGAAGTATGAGGAGCTAAAAGATCTACACATAGACTGGCACTTCATAGGTAGATTACAGAGTAATAAGGTAAAGTACATAATAGACAAGGTAAACCTCATACACTCCTTAGACAGAGAAAGCTTGGCGCATGAGATAAACAAAAGAGCACAAGCTTTAGGCAAAATTCAGGAGGTGCTTATAGAAGTAAATGTAGGAAACGAAGAGTCAAAAGGTGGATTAGAATCAGAAGAACTTCTTAACTTTTATGAGCGCATGCTTGCCTTTAAAAACCTAAGAGTGGTAGGACTCATGTGTATTCCACCATACAGAGAAGACCCAAATCAGGTAAGACCTTACTTTGAAAAGCTCAGAAAGCTCAAAGAAAAGTTAGAATGGGAATTTTCTGTAAAGCTTAACCACCTTTCCATGGGTATGTCCCACGACTTTGAGGTAGCTATAGAAGAAGGCGCTACCATAGTACGAATAGGTACTTTACTGTTTGGAAAGAGAACTTAA
- the hemA gene encoding glutamyl-tRNA reductase, with translation MERIFVWGLNFKTAPIEYRERLACNKDESAYLLRVLKTTTGVKEIMLLSTCNRVELYTVAEHYDAVNELVDNLTEIKGVNPDVKRYSFLLKGKEALSHIFRVASSLDSMVIGETQITSQFKEAFRIAKETGTTGKIINRLYEKALRTAKRVRTETGISKNAVSVSYVAVELARKIFGDLKKAKVLLVGAGEMGELCARYLKKLQASLFITNRTYEKAVELAQELEGHALRFESLEDYLHEFEIVILSTSSKEPILKKETVKKAIKLRNYKPMFIIDISVPRNADPSINNLDEVFLYNIDDLKSVADKNLSERLKEKEKGEIIVWDEVEKFVKWLELLKVENYIIKIKETWSDVELREPKVRKLIHSAIEEIRKQPSLAERLFKIFVQEVDNGDTLRRLSYVHNRADGTRI, from the coding sequence ATGGAGCGCATATTTGTATGGGGTCTTAACTTTAAAACCGCCCCCATAGAGTATAGGGAGAGACTTGCCTGTAATAAGGACGAGAGCGCTTACCTGCTTAGAGTTCTCAAGACTACAACAGGTGTAAAAGAGATAATGCTTCTATCTACTTGCAACAGGGTGGAACTATACACTGTTGCTGAACATTATGATGCTGTAAACGAGCTGGTGGATAACTTAACGGAAATTAAAGGTGTAAACCCAGATGTAAAAAGGTATTCTTTTCTTTTGAAAGGAAAGGAGGCTTTATCTCACATATTTAGGGTAGCCTCAAGCCTTGACTCCATGGTTATAGGTGAAACGCAGATAACTTCTCAGTTCAAAGAGGCTTTCCGAATTGCAAAGGAAACGGGCACTACTGGAAAGATCATTAACAGGCTTTACGAAAAGGCTCTAAGAACTGCAAAAAGAGTAAGAACAGAAACGGGCATAAGCAAAAATGCGGTATCTGTAAGTTATGTTGCTGTTGAGCTTGCAAGAAAGATATTTGGAGACCTAAAAAAAGCAAAAGTACTTCTTGTGGGTGCTGGCGAGATGGGGGAGCTTTGCGCCAGGTATCTTAAAAAGCTTCAAGCGAGTCTTTTTATAACCAACAGGACTTACGAAAAGGCAGTGGAGCTTGCACAGGAGCTTGAAGGACATGCCCTTAGATTTGAGAGCCTTGAGGATTACCTTCACGAGTTTGAGATAGTCATACTCTCCACAAGCTCCAAAGAACCTATACTGAAAAAAGAGACTGTCAAAAAAGCTATAAAGCTGAGGAACTACAAACCCATGTTTATCATAGACATATCCGTACCAAGAAACGCAGACCCTTCCATAAACAACTTGGATGAGGTTTTCCTTTACAACATAGATGACCTCAAAAGCGTGGCAGATAAAAATCTGTCAGAGAGGTTAAAAGAGAAAGAAAAGGGAGAGATCATAGTTTGGGACGAAGTAGAAAAGTTTGTAAAGTGGCTTGAACTTCTCAAGGTAGAAAACTATATCATAAAGATAAAGGAAACTTGGAGTGATGTGGAGCTAAGAGAGCCCAAAGTAAGAAAGCTTATCCACTCTGCCATAGAAGAGA